From the genome of Rathayibacter sp. VKM Ac-2759, one region includes:
- a CDS encoding PadR family transcriptional regulator, producing MPKQETEMLKGILEGIVLAVLVDRPAHGYEITAWLREQGFADIAEGTVYALLVRIEQRGFVDVEKVPSEKGPPRKVFSLNARGQEQLDGFWQAWSFLAARLDHLKSRTNGQD from the coding sequence GTGCCGAAACAGGAGACCGAGATGCTCAAGGGCATCCTCGAGGGGATCGTCCTCGCCGTGCTCGTGGACCGTCCGGCCCACGGGTACGAGATCACCGCCTGGCTCCGGGAGCAGGGCTTCGCCGACATCGCCGAGGGCACGGTCTACGCGCTGCTCGTCCGGATCGAGCAGCGCGGATTCGTCGATGTCGAGAAGGTCCCGTCCGAGAAGGGCCCGCCTCGCAAGGTGTTCTCCCTGAACGCCCGGGGCCAGGAGCAGCTCGACGGCTTCTGGCAGGCGTGGAGCTTCCTCGCCGCTCGACTCGACCACCTCAAGAGCCGCACGAACGGACAGGACTGA
- a CDS encoding DUF1048 domain-containing protein: MAISFSDITTKLIGDKKRWRAYKARTASLPTSHRTAIDGVERYLMVTGPADGEQLMRMLDDLADLFEQSAADGTTVRAVVGEDAVAFAEDFKANYGLGAWLGKEQQRLLTAIDQADGAERSGEPS; encoded by the coding sequence ATGGCCATCTCCTTCTCTGACATCACCACGAAGCTCATCGGCGACAAGAAGCGCTGGCGGGCGTACAAGGCACGGACGGCCTCGCTGCCGACGAGCCACCGCACGGCGATCGACGGCGTCGAGCGCTACCTCATGGTCACCGGCCCCGCCGACGGTGAACAGCTCATGAGGATGCTGGACGACCTCGCCGATCTGTTCGAGCAGAGTGCCGCGGACGGCACCACGGTCCGGGCGGTGGTCGGCGAGGACGCCGTCGCCTTCGCGGAGGACTTCAAGGCGAACTACGGTCTGGGCGCCTGGCTCGGCAAGGAGCAGCAGCGCCTCCTCACGGCGATCGACCAGGCCGACGGCGCTGAACGCAGCGGTGAGCCGTCATGA
- a CDS encoding ABC transporter ATP-binding protein — MTSAVRVRGLEKSFGALHVLRGVDLDVESGSVHALLGSNGAGKTTLIRILATLARADAGTASVAGHDVSAEPGAVREAISLTGQSAAVDGMLTGRENLVLVARLRHLRRAGRIADDLLARFSLTGAGRRRVSTYSGGMRRRLDIAMSLIGAPAVVFLDEPTTGLDPEGRLEVWDAVRALAASGAAVLLTTQLLDEAEQLADRLSILHEGRIIAEGTLAELRSLLPPAEIEYIEKRPTLEDVFLAVIGHRSDTDRKDVA; from the coding sequence ATGACCTCCGCCGTCCGCGTCCGCGGGCTCGAGAAGTCCTTCGGTGCCCTCCACGTCCTCCGCGGTGTCGACCTCGATGTCGAGTCCGGGAGTGTCCACGCCCTGCTCGGATCCAACGGCGCAGGCAAGACGACCCTCATCCGGATCCTCGCCACGCTCGCCAGGGCCGATGCGGGCACCGCGAGCGTGGCCGGCCACGACGTCTCCGCTGAGCCCGGAGCCGTTCGCGAGGCGATCAGCCTCACGGGCCAGTCCGCCGCCGTCGACGGGATGCTCACGGGGCGCGAGAATCTCGTCCTGGTGGCCCGCCTGCGCCACCTCCGCCGGGCGGGCCGGATCGCCGACGACCTGCTCGCCCGCTTCTCCCTGACGGGTGCGGGCCGGCGCCGCGTCTCGACGTACTCGGGAGGCATGCGCCGTCGGCTGGACATCGCGATGAGCCTGATCGGCGCACCCGCCGTCGTGTTCCTCGACGAGCCGACGACCGGGCTCGATCCCGAGGGGCGTCTCGAGGTCTGGGACGCCGTCCGCGCTCTCGCGGCCTCGGGCGCCGCCGTCCTGCTGACCACCCAGCTTCTCGACGAGGCCGAGCAGCTGGCCGACCGCCTCTCGATCCTGCACGAGGGCCGCATCATCGCCGAGGGAACCCTCGCCGAGCTCCGGAGCCTCCTCCCGCCCGCCGAGATCGAGTACATCGAGAAGCGGCCCACGCTCGAGGACGTCTTCCTCGCCGTCATCGGGCACCGGTCCGACACCGACAGGAAGGACGTCGCGTGA
- a CDS encoding ABC transporter permease has product MSAHPLRDTAVLTGRSLTHIVRSPDTIITTAVMPIAFLLLFVFVLGGAIDTGATPYVDYLLPGILLITVASGVAYTSYRLFLDLQSGIDERFRSMPIARPAVLWAHVLTSLVANLVSLVVVVAAALLMGFRSPAGVGEWLAVLGILVLFTLALTWVAIIAGLSASSVDGASAFSYPLILLPFISSAFVPTETMPAPVRWFAEHQPVTPLVDSLRALLGGRSPDSDLWVAVAWCAGILVVAVVSAVLLHRRRTG; this is encoded by the coding sequence ATGTCCGCGCATCCCCTCCGCGACACGGCCGTCCTGACCGGCCGCTCGCTGACCCACATCGTCCGCAGTCCCGACACGATCATCACGACGGCGGTGATGCCGATCGCCTTCCTGCTGCTGTTCGTCTTCGTCCTCGGCGGCGCGATCGACACGGGCGCCACGCCCTACGTCGACTACCTGCTGCCGGGGATCCTCCTCATCACGGTCGCCTCCGGGGTCGCGTACACCTCGTACCGGCTGTTCCTCGATCTGCAGTCCGGCATCGACGAGCGCTTCCGCTCGATGCCCATCGCCCGCCCCGCCGTGCTCTGGGCGCACGTCCTCACCTCGCTCGTCGCGAACCTGGTGTCGCTGGTCGTCGTCGTCGCGGCCGCGCTGCTCATGGGGTTCCGGAGCCCAGCGGGAGTCGGCGAGTGGCTGGCCGTCCTCGGGATCCTGGTCCTGTTCACGCTCGCACTCACCTGGGTCGCGATCATCGCGGGACTGTCGGCGAGCTCGGTGGACGGCGCGAGTGCGTTCTCCTACCCCCTCATCCTCCTGCCCTTCATCAGCTCGGCCTTCGTCCCGACGGAGACCATGCCGGCGCCGGTGCGCTGGTTCGCCGAGCACCAGCCTGTGACGCCCCTCGTCGACTCGCTCCGTGCGCTGCTCGGGGGCCGGTCGCCCGACAGCGACCTGTGGGTCGCCGTCGCCTGGTGCGCCGGCATCCTCGTCGTCGCCGTCGTCAGCGCGGTCCTCCTCCACCGGCGTCGCACCGGCTGA
- a CDS encoding YdeI/OmpD-associated family protein has product MTEAPQVHAETREDWRRWLVENHRSERAVWLVSWKKATGRPAVSYDDAVSEALAVGWVDSRPRRLDDERTMLSFTPRKPTSAWSRPNKLRVDRLRSEGAMLPSGEEVIAAAIANGAWALLDDVEDLVIPPDLAVAFAEHENAERHWNAFPRSARRGILEWIVQAKRPETRERRVRETARLAESDQRAAQWSPKERP; this is encoded by the coding sequence GTGACCGAGGCCCCTCAGGTGCACGCGGAGACCCGGGAGGACTGGCGCCGCTGGCTGGTCGAGAACCATCGATCGGAGCGGGCGGTGTGGCTGGTGTCGTGGAAGAAGGCGACCGGACGGCCCGCGGTGAGCTACGACGACGCGGTCTCCGAGGCGCTCGCCGTCGGGTGGGTCGACAGCCGGCCGCGCAGGCTCGACGACGAGCGGACGATGCTCTCCTTCACCCCGCGGAAGCCCACGAGCGCCTGGTCCCGGCCCAACAAGCTGCGCGTCGACCGGCTCCGGAGCGAGGGAGCGATGCTCCCGTCTGGCGAAGAGGTCATCGCCGCGGCGATCGCCAACGGCGCCTGGGCGCTCCTGGACGACGTCGAGGATCTGGTGATCCCTCCGGACCTGGCCGTCGCGTTCGCCGAGCACGAGAACGCGGAGCGGCACTGGAACGCGTTCCCCCGCTCGGCGCGCCGGGGGATCCTCGAGTGGATCGTCCAGGCGAAGAGGCCCGAGACCCGGGAGCGCCGCGTGCGCGAGACCGCTCGGCTCGCGGAGAGCGATCAGCGCGCTGCGCAGTGGAGCCCGAAGGAGCGTCCCTGA
- a CDS encoding mismatch-specific DNA-glycosylase — protein MPFSRAELASYRDRTVEDLLGDDVRLLFVGINPGLWTAATGAHFAHPGNRFYPALVAAGILEEPLRVSEGMSAADRRTLIDRGVGITNLASRATARADELTPEELREGADRLVRTVERVRPRAVAMVGITAYRAAFGRGRARQGRQEEPIAGAPLWVLPNPSGLNAHDTVASLGRAYREPAVAAGIVPQE, from the coding sequence ATGCCCTTCAGCCGCGCCGAGCTCGCCTCGTACCGCGACCGCACCGTCGAGGATCTCCTCGGCGACGACGTCCGCCTCCTCTTCGTCGGCATCAACCCCGGCCTCTGGACGGCGGCGACCGGAGCCCACTTCGCGCACCCCGGCAACCGCTTCTACCCGGCGCTCGTCGCGGCGGGCATCCTCGAGGAGCCGTTGCGGGTCTCCGAGGGGATGAGCGCGGCCGATCGCCGCACCCTGATCGACCGCGGTGTCGGCATCACGAACCTCGCGTCGCGGGCGACCGCGCGGGCGGACGAGCTCACTCCCGAGGAGCTGCGCGAGGGCGCCGACCGCCTCGTCCGCACCGTCGAGCGCGTCCGCCCGCGCGCCGTCGCGATGGTCGGCATCACCGCCTACCGCGCCGCCTTCGGGCGAGGGAGGGCGCGGCAGGGCCGGCAGGAGGAGCCGATCGCCGGGGCCCCGCTCTGGGTCCTGCCGAACCCCAGTGGCCTCAACGCCCACGACACCGTCGCGTCGCTCGGCCGCGCCTACCGCGAGCCCGCCGTCGCGGCCGGCATCGTGCCCCAGGAATAG
- a CDS encoding LLM class flavin-dependent oxidoreductase, producing the protein MSTHEVKFGVDTFGDVTAGPDGTPLPHGQVLRDVVEEGVLADQVGLDFFGVGEHHRADFAVSAPDVVLAAIAARTERIHLGSAVTVLSSDDPVRVYQRFATLDGISNGRAEVILGRGSFTESFPLFGYDLAQYELLFEEKLELFHALVQGGPITWQGTTRPGLTEQNVYPTVENGPLRTWIGVGGSPESVVRAARFGFPLVLAIIGGSPARFRPYVDLFGRALDQLEQPRLPVAVHSPGFIADTDEEARELYYPHHKAMMDAIGRERGWSPMTRDRFEEEAGPDGALHLGSPETVAQKIASTVSALGIDRFDLKYSAGTLPHPAIMRNIELYGTQVIPRVRELLG; encoded by the coding sequence ATGAGTACGCATGAAGTCAAGTTCGGTGTCGACACCTTCGGAGACGTGACGGCGGGGCCCGACGGCACCCCGCTCCCGCACGGCCAGGTCCTCCGCGACGTGGTCGAGGAGGGGGTGCTCGCCGACCAGGTGGGCCTCGACTTCTTCGGAGTCGGCGAGCACCACCGCGCCGACTTCGCCGTGAGCGCGCCCGACGTGGTCCTCGCCGCCATCGCCGCGCGGACCGAGCGGATCCACCTCGGCTCGGCCGTGACCGTCCTCTCCTCGGACGACCCGGTGCGCGTCTACCAGCGCTTCGCCACCCTCGACGGCATCTCGAACGGCCGCGCCGAGGTCATCCTCGGCCGCGGCTCGTTCACCGAGTCCTTCCCGCTCTTCGGCTACGACCTCGCCCAGTACGAGCTGCTCTTCGAGGAGAAGCTCGAGCTCTTCCACGCCCTCGTGCAGGGCGGCCCGATCACGTGGCAGGGCACGACCCGGCCCGGCCTCACGGAGCAGAACGTCTACCCCACGGTCGAGAACGGTCCGCTCCGCACGTGGATCGGCGTCGGCGGCAGCCCCGAGTCGGTCGTCCGCGCCGCCCGCTTCGGCTTTCCGCTGGTCCTCGCGATCATCGGAGGCTCGCCCGCGCGCTTCCGCCCCTACGTCGACCTCTTCGGCCGCGCCCTCGACCAGCTCGAGCAGCCCCGCCTCCCGGTCGCCGTGCACTCTCCCGGCTTCATCGCCGACACGGATGAGGAGGCCCGCGAGCTGTACTACCCGCACCACAAGGCGATGATGGACGCCATCGGCCGCGAGCGCGGCTGGTCGCCCATGACCCGCGACCGCTTCGAGGAGGAGGCGGGCCCCGACGGCGCCCTGCACCTCGGCTCGCCCGAGACCGTGGCGCAGAAGATCGCGAGCACCGTCTCCGCGCTGGGGATCGACCGCTTCGACCTCAAGTACAGCGCGGGCACGCTGCCGCACCCGGCGATCATGCGCAACATCGAGCTCTACGGCACGCAGGTGATCCCGCGGGTGCGCGAGCTGCTCGGCTGA
- a CDS encoding DnaJ domain-containing protein, with product MPAPPPTLRKTMPDSHAARTPYEVLGVAPSASDDELRRAYRRLLRETHPDTGGDAASFHAVQLAWERIGSTSARVDYDRGAPAAGHASPQQPYTGSPRPQSASAVRARSYGHPGGAAREYYLRLVREWVGRGVEIDDPFDPALVRSAPREVRSWLAKAQAEEATASLVGALGIAYTIWNDVAVGDGGLKIDHLVLGPSGLLALTSADWGDPVRLRKGELEGAGIADDEKPFASLSRAARRLGRELGVRFSACVVVVPDDALEQPYEQVERGRHQGAVVIRRSLLPQLLRSGTDDPRLGGYGESFEVRTRVQSRVRFV from the coding sequence GTGCCCGCACCGCCCCCGACCCTCCGGAAGACCATGCCCGACAGCCACGCCGCCCGCACCCCCTACGAGGTGCTGGGCGTCGCCCCCTCCGCCTCCGACGACGAGCTCCGCCGGGCCTACCGGCGACTCCTGCGCGAGACGCACCCGGACACGGGAGGCGACGCCGCGTCGTTCCACGCCGTTCAGCTCGCGTGGGAGCGGATCGGCAGCACCTCGGCACGCGTCGACTACGACCGCGGCGCCCCCGCCGCCGGCCACGCCTCGCCGCAGCAGCCCTACACCGGCTCGCCGCGTCCGCAGAGCGCGTCGGCGGTGCGCGCCCGGTCCTACGGGCACCCCGGAGGCGCCGCGCGCGAGTACTACCTGCGTCTCGTCCGCGAGTGGGTCGGCCGGGGAGTCGAGATCGACGATCCGTTCGACCCGGCGCTCGTCCGCTCGGCGCCCCGCGAGGTGCGCTCGTGGCTCGCGAAGGCGCAGGCCGAGGAGGCCACCGCCTCCCTGGTCGGCGCGCTCGGCATCGCCTACACGATCTGGAACGACGTCGCCGTGGGCGACGGCGGCCTGAAGATCGACCACCTCGTGCTCGGGCCGTCGGGCCTGCTCGCGCTCACCTCCGCCGACTGGGGCGACCCGGTGCGCCTGCGCAAGGGCGAGCTCGAGGGCGCGGGCATCGCCGACGACGAGAAGCCGTTCGCCTCCCTCTCCCGCGCCGCCCGCCGGCTCGGGCGTGAGCTCGGCGTCCGCTTCTCGGCCTGCGTCGTCGTGGTCCCCGACGACGCCCTCGAGCAGCCCTACGAGCAGGTGGAGCGCGGCCGGCACCAGGGCGCGGTCGTCATCCGCCGCTCCCTCCTGCCCCAGCTGCTGCGCTCGGGGACGGACGACCCGCGTCTCGGCGGCTACGGCGAGTCCTTCGAGGTCCGCACCCGCGTCCAGAGCCGCGTCCGCTTCGTCTGA
- a CDS encoding TIGR03557 family F420-dependent LLM class oxidoreductase, giving the protein MVRFGYTLMTEQSGPKQLVGYAVDAERLGFEFAVSSDHYSPWLTEQGHASYAWTMLGAVAQATSRIDLATYVTAPTIRYHPAVVAQKAATLAILSDDRFLLGLGSGENLNEHVVGEGWPAVAARQDMLEEAVHIIRALHSGELVTWEGEYYRVDSARLWDLPEKPLQIGLAVSGEKSIERFAPLGDHLISTEPEAELITQWTATRGADAAPSRTIGQIPICWAPDKEQGIALAHEQFRWFAGGWSVNADLPTTAGFAGASQFVRPEDVAETIACGPDLDELAESFVPYIEAGYTDIALVQVGDALQQRFLDEAAEGLLERLRALVP; this is encoded by the coding sequence ATGGTGCGATTCGGCTACACCCTGATGACCGAGCAGAGCGGGCCCAAGCAGCTGGTCGGCTACGCGGTCGACGCCGAGAGGCTCGGCTTCGAGTTCGCGGTCTCGAGCGACCACTACTCGCCGTGGCTGACCGAGCAGGGTCACGCCTCCTACGCCTGGACGATGCTCGGAGCCGTCGCGCAGGCGACGTCGAGGATCGACCTCGCCACCTACGTCACCGCGCCGACCATCCGGTACCACCCGGCCGTCGTCGCGCAGAAGGCGGCGACGCTCGCGATCCTCTCGGACGACCGCTTCCTGCTCGGCCTCGGCTCGGGCGAGAACCTCAACGAGCACGTGGTCGGGGAGGGCTGGCCGGCCGTCGCCGCGCGCCAGGACATGCTCGAGGAGGCGGTGCACATCATCCGCGCCCTGCACTCGGGCGAGCTCGTGACGTGGGAGGGCGAGTACTACCGCGTCGACTCCGCGCGCCTCTGGGACCTGCCGGAGAAGCCCCTGCAGATCGGCCTCGCCGTGAGCGGCGAGAAGTCGATCGAGCGCTTCGCCCCGCTCGGCGACCACCTGATCTCCACCGAGCCCGAGGCCGAGCTCATCACGCAGTGGACCGCGACCCGCGGGGCCGACGCCGCGCCGTCGCGCACCATCGGCCAGATCCCGATCTGCTGGGCGCCCGACAAGGAGCAGGGCATCGCCCTCGCGCACGAGCAGTTCCGCTGGTTCGCGGGCGGCTGGTCGGTCAACGCCGATCTGCCCACGACCGCGGGCTTCGCGGGCGCGAGCCAGTTCGTCCGCCCGGAGGACGTGGCCGAGACCATCGCGTGCGGTCCCGATCTCGACGAGCTCGCCGAGAGCTTCGTCCCCTACATCGAGGCGGGCTACACCGACATCGCCCTCGTGCAGGTCGGCGACGCGCTGCAGCAGCGCTTCCTCGACGAGGCGGCGGAGGGGCTCCTCGAGCGCCTGCGCGCCCTCGTCCCCTGA
- a CDS encoding S4 domain-containing protein produces the protein MQIPTTGSVRVDAWLWAVRVYKTRSAATTAARAGHIRVNGERAKAAQTVRVGDEVRARIGGFDRELVVRGLIVKRVGAPVAAECVEDRTPPPPPREAAPGVLVRDRGAGRPTKRDRREIERLRGF, from the coding sequence ATGCAGATCCCGACGACAGGCTCGGTGCGGGTCGACGCGTGGCTCTGGGCGGTCCGCGTGTACAAGACCCGCTCGGCCGCGACGACCGCCGCCCGTGCCGGCCACATCCGGGTGAACGGCGAGCGGGCGAAGGCGGCGCAGACCGTCCGCGTCGGTGACGAGGTGCGCGCGCGCATCGGCGGCTTCGACCGCGAGCTCGTCGTGCGCGGCCTGATCGTCAAGCGCGTCGGCGCCCCGGTCGCGGCCGAGTGCGTCGAGGACCGCACTCCCCCGCCGCCGCCCCGCGAGGCGGCTCCGGGGGTGCTGGTGCGCGACCGCGGTGCGGGCCGCCCGACGAAGCGCGACCGGCGCGAGATCGAGCGGCTGCGCGGGTTCTGA
- a CDS encoding aminodeoxychorismate lyase produces MPAETLVRLARPSLETEGHGGGPAVDPTGTGGVDATDLGFTRGDGVFETINLVDGRLQALEAHLDRFARSARMLELPAPDRDAWLEAIALAVAEHPRVPEAMVKTILTRGVEGDGRPTGLVFVQTSPDFGPARREGVRVVLLDRGLRSDVQQTSPWLLAGAKTLSYAVNRAASREAVRRGADDALFVSSDGFLLEGPTSNLVLLVSGTLVTPPPSLGLLPGTTQADLFALAGGLGLESAYRALRAEDLERADAAWLVSSARNAAPIRAVDGRERRVDQELSARINAALLAR; encoded by the coding sequence ATGCCCGCTGAGACCCTCGTCCGCCTCGCCCGCCCCTCGCTCGAGACCGAGGGGCACGGCGGCGGGCCCGCCGTCGACCCGACCGGCACCGGCGGCGTCGACGCGACCGATCTCGGCTTCACGCGCGGCGACGGCGTCTTCGAGACGATCAACCTCGTCGACGGGCGGCTGCAGGCGCTCGAGGCGCACCTCGACCGGTTCGCGAGGTCGGCGCGGATGCTGGAGCTGCCCGCCCCGGACCGCGACGCCTGGCTCGAGGCGATCGCCCTGGCCGTGGCCGAGCACCCGCGGGTCCCGGAGGCGATGGTCAAGACGATCCTGACCCGCGGCGTCGAGGGCGACGGCCGGCCGACCGGGCTGGTGTTCGTGCAGACGAGCCCCGACTTCGGCCCCGCGCGGCGCGAGGGCGTCCGGGTCGTGCTGCTCGACCGGGGGCTGCGCTCGGACGTGCAGCAGACGTCGCCGTGGCTGCTGGCGGGAGCGAAGACGCTCTCGTACGCGGTCAACCGGGCGGCGTCGCGGGAGGCGGTGCGGCGCGGGGCCGACGACGCGCTCTTCGTCTCGAGCGACGGGTTCCTGCTCGAGGGGCCGACCTCGAACCTGGTGCTGCTGGTCTCGGGGACGCTGGTGACGCCTCCGCCGAGCCTCGGGCTGCTGCCCGGCACGACGCAGGCCGACCTCTTCGCCCTGGCGGGCGGACTCGGTCTCGAGAGCGCCTACCGCGCGCTGCGGGCCGAGGACCTGGAGCGGGCGGACGCCGCCTGGCTGGTGTCGAGCGCGCGGAACGCGGCACCGATCCGCGCGGTGGACGGACGGGAGCGCCGCGTCGACCAGGAGCTCTCGGCCCGGATCAACGCGGCGCTGCTCGCCCGCTGA
- a CDS encoding VanZ family protein: MRRSSVLLLATLAWLGVIALITLTPNPRPPGESSDLVRAIIAFLGSTPLTGWFDYDVAEFTANVLMFVPLGALVAAQLPPRRRLLAALIGLGVSVLVETVQLLWLPSRVADMRDLVSNGTGSLLGSLLIVVLLPRRPLRKDRTAHAR; this comes from the coding sequence ATGCGCCGCTCGAGTGTCCTCCTCCTCGCGACGCTCGCCTGGCTCGGCGTGATCGCCCTGATCACGCTGACACCGAACCCGCGTCCTCCGGGCGAGTCCTCCGACCTCGTGCGCGCGATCATCGCGTTCCTGGGGTCCACTCCCCTCACCGGCTGGTTCGACTACGACGTCGCCGAGTTCACCGCGAACGTGCTGATGTTCGTGCCGCTCGGAGCGCTCGTGGCCGCGCAGCTGCCTCCGCGGCGCCGCCTGCTCGCCGCGCTCATCGGGCTCGGCGTCTCGGTGCTGGTCGAGACGGTGCAGCTGCTCTGGCTGCCCTCGCGGGTCGCCGATATGCGCGACCTCGTCTCGAACGGCACCGGCTCCCTCCTCGGGTCACTGCTGATCGTGGTCCTCCTCCCCCGCCGCCCCCTCCGGAAGGACCGCACCGCCCATGCCCGCTGA
- a CDS encoding NUDIX hydrolase yields the protein MTREDSGGGPVPPRPHFDPALGDGWVEIGDGRRFWGRFGAAGLLLRDPAGRVLLQHRVSWSHFGDTWGLPGGARHPEETAFEAALRESAEEAGVPPRLVLPVLSSVVTIGPWSYTTVVASAVEHFEPRIMDAESNELRWVAPDEVDALPLHPGFGASWAGLRGLDSAMPVLVVDAANVVGSRPDGWWRDRPGAARRLLEGLGRLAALGLPGDLVGLEAHTVWPRLVVVLEGEARAADAAGAVASAPQGRLVVETAAGSGDDAIVDVVAALGPLARVVTADRGLIARVQELGASAVGPRTLLDLLDRGE from the coding sequence ATGACGCGCGAGGACTCAGGCGGCGGCCCCGTGCCCCCGCGCCCGCACTTCGACCCCGCGCTCGGCGACGGCTGGGTCGAGATCGGCGACGGACGGCGCTTCTGGGGACGCTTCGGCGCGGCGGGCCTGCTCCTGCGCGACCCGGCGGGCCGCGTCCTGCTGCAGCACCGGGTCAGCTGGAGCCACTTCGGCGACACCTGGGGGCTCCCGGGCGGCGCCCGGCACCCGGAGGAGACCGCCTTCGAGGCGGCGCTGCGCGAGTCGGCGGAGGAGGCAGGGGTCCCGCCCCGGCTGGTGCTCCCGGTGCTGTCCAGCGTCGTGACCATCGGCCCGTGGAGCTACACCACCGTCGTCGCCTCGGCCGTCGAGCACTTCGAGCCGCGGATCATGGACGCCGAGAGCAACGAGCTGCGCTGGGTCGCCCCGGACGAGGTCGACGCGCTGCCGCTGCACCCGGGCTTCGGCGCGTCCTGGGCGGGCCTGCGCGGGCTCGACTCCGCGATGCCCGTGCTCGTCGTCGATGCCGCGAACGTCGTCGGCTCGCGACCCGACGGATGGTGGCGCGATCGCCCGGGAGCCGCCCGGCGCCTCCTCGAGGGCCTCGGCCGCCTCGCCGCCCTCGGCCTCCCCGGCGACCTCGTGGGGCTCGAGGCGCACACCGTCTGGCCGCGCCTCGTCGTGGTCCTCGAGGGCGAGGCGCGAGCGGCGGACGCTGCCGGCGCCGTCGCCTCCGCTCCGCAGGGCCGCCTGGTCGTCGAGACGGCCGCCGGCTCCGGTGACGACGCGATCGTCGACGTGGTCGCCGCGCTCGGCCCGCTCGCCCGCGTCGTCACCGCCGACCGCGGCCTGATCGCGCGCGTGCAGGAGCTCGGCGCCTCCGCCGTGGGCCCGCGCACTCTGCTCGACCTGCTCGACCGCGGGGAATAG
- the trxA gene encoding thioredoxin encodes MATTTMTLDTHDQTVSDGIVLIDFWAAWCGPCRQFAPVFEASSEKNADVTFAKVDTEDQQQLAASYGISSIPTLVVYRDGIPLMAQPGALPAPALDSLIEQVRGLDMDEVRKQYDEAKAAQESGAPQTFDDGAQI; translated from the coding sequence ATGGCCACGACCACGATGACTCTCGACACCCACGACCAGACCGTCTCCGACGGCATCGTCCTGATCGACTTCTGGGCCGCCTGGTGCGGTCCGTGCCGTCAGTTCGCCCCCGTCTTCGAGGCGTCGAGCGAGAAGAACGCCGACGTCACCTTCGCGAAGGTCGACACGGAGGACCAGCAGCAGCTCGCCGCGAGCTACGGCATCTCCTCGATCCCGACCCTCGTCGTCTACCGCGACGGCATCCCCCTGATGGCCCAGCCCGGCGCGCTGCCGGCCCCGGCCCTCGACAGCCTGATCGAGCAGGTCCGCGGCCTCGACATGGACGAGGTCCGCAAGCAGTACGACGAGGCGAAGGCCGCGCAGGAGTCCGGCGCCCCGCAGACCTTCGACGACGGCGCGCAGATCTGA